DNA sequence from the Leptospira limi genome:
TTAAAAGAAAATGAAACTTTATTAACAGAAGTCCACCATCGTGTTAAAAATAATCTAGCTGTTATTATTTCCTTTTTACAATTACAAGTATATTCTTCTCCCCCTGAAACTGCAGATATTTTGGAACAAAGTATTGTTAGAATTAAAGCTATAGCTCTTGTTCATGAAAAATTATATAGCGGTAAAAACTTATCAGGTTTAAGTTCCGTAGATTATATCACAAGTCTTGTTGAGAATATAAAACTAATGTATATGCGTGCAGATATTCTCATCGAACTTGATATTCAAAAAATGGAGTTTAATATCATAGATGCGATTCCAATGGGACTTATGATAACAGAGATGTTAACCAATAGTTTTAGACATGCATTTAAAATTCCAAAAGAAGATGCACAAATCAAAATCGAATTTATTGTAAAAGAGAATGGTCAATTTGAATTAAAATATCGTGATAATGGAAGTGGATTCCCCGTCGGTTTTGATTTTAGGAAAGCAGAAACCATTGGATTGTCAGTTATCTTTTCATTGAGTAGCCAATTGAACGGCCGAGAAATTGAATGTTCCTCAAGTCCTGGACAAGGTGTCTTTTATCATTTTTCATTTTCTCCTAAAAGAACAAATTTAAAATAATATACATAGTTGTAGGTTTTATGTACAATCAAGGAAAACGTTATTCAGAAATCCAAATTGGAGAAAAAGCATCTTTCACAAAAACAATTTCAGAAACAGATGTTTATCTTTTTGCTGGGATTAGTGGAGATTTTAATCCCTTACATGTGGATGAGGAATATGCCAAAACAACTAGTTTTGGAACAAGAATCGCACATGGGGGACTTGCTGCTTCCTTACTTGCTCCTGTATTGGGAATGAAGTTGCCTGGTATTGGAACAGTCGCCTTAGAAACAACAACCAAGTTTCGAAAACCAGTTTATTTTGGAGATACAATCACCTGTTTGGTGGAAGTTGTTGAAAAAGTCGAAAGGATAAAAGCAGTTAAAATGAAAATTGTTTGGTCCAATCAGAAAGGAGAAGTGGTGAGTAAAGGTGAAACTTTGGTCATTCCTCCTGGTTGAGGAATTGGCCAACTAAACCAATTTCATCTTCTACGAATTCACGGACTTCTTCCAGTTCATCTTCGTCCAAAATTTCTTCTAAGATTTCTTCTCCTGCTTCGTCTTGTCCAAGTCGCATCACAATGTAACCAGGCACTTCCGAATCTGGATCATCCATTTCTACATTTACAAATTGGTATTCTTGTTCTGTTGTGGGTATAAAAACAAGATAATCATTTCCCATTAAGGAAAAAGAATAAAAAACTTCCCACTGGTAACTATTTCCTTTTTCATCCACCAAATCAATTTCTTCCGATGTTCGATTGGGTAAAAAATCATCTGCTTGGAATCCAAATTCCTTATTTTCCATTAGCTAAAGAATTCCTTCTCAAATGGTAGACTATGTTTTTTTTTGAAATTACATTCTTTGCAAGCAGGAACTAAATTTGCTTTGACTGACTTCCCGCCTCGTATAAGTGGAATTAGATGGTCCATTGTTAACTCTTCTACTTTGAATTTTTTCCCACAATAATGGCAAATTCCTGAGGCACGTTTGTTTTTCCACCAAGCTGTATTTTTTAAGTCTTTGGCTTTTTTCCTTTCTCTACTGATTTCTTCATCGCTGACATCAGAGAAAAACGGTTCTAGCGGAGGATCGGTCATACCTTAAAAAAATCTGTTATTTTCCCTTCGTCAAGAAAAAGATGGAGGAATGGGACGACTCATATACCTAGATAATTTACGTTCTTTTGCCTTATTGCTTGGGATTGTTTTCCATTCTGCGATTGTTTACGCTTCAGATATCAAATATGCCATCCAAACAGAAGAACGAAGTGAGATTTTATCCTACTTCTGTTATTGGATCCATAGTTTTCGAATGCCAATGTTTTATATGATTTCAGGTTTTTTTTCAGCGATGGTCATTGAAAAAAAAGGAACATCATTTTATCTAGATGGAAGGTTTAAGAGAGTGTTTATCCCTACCATTTTTGGATTGGTATTTCTTGCTCCCATACAATACTTTTTGATGGAAAAATTAAATTCACCTAATTTAAGCATGATGGAGTTTTTGACTTCGTTCTTTACAAAAGATAAGTTTCAACATTCTCATATTTGGTTTTTGGTCGATTTGTTTTTGTTTAGCATGATTTATGTTCTGATACAAAAACCTTTGAATCGTTTTGCAAATTGGAAAGCTTTCCACACATTGCCTGGAAAGCTGTTTTATCTAATTTGTTTTTCTTTTTTTCTTGTACTTTTTGCACATACACAATTTGGAAAAGGGGAATCGATTTATGGTATTTTTAAATTAACCTTTGTTTACCAATTTGCATTTTTTATTGTGGGTGTGTTTTGTTTTTTTTGGAAGGAAATTCTTTTTGAAGTTTCTATGCCAAAAATTAAGCCTTATGCGATTTTGGTTTGGGCAATTTTAGTTTCTTTGTTACTCATGGAGTTAGAAATCTCCGATCCTCTATGGATTTATTTTTCCTATGCAAATCCAATGTATCGAATTCTCCATATTTTTCTATGGGTCCTTTCTCCTTTTTTATGGACTGTGTTTTTTGTATTCACCTTCGTTCGGTTCGGAAATGAAGAAGGTAAAATGGGAACATATATCATAGAGGCAAGTTTGCCAATTTACTTATTACACCATCCTATTTCTTTGATCTATGCCTATTTTATGAAAGAGAGTCCTTACCCGATTTGGGGTAAGTTTCTCTTTCATAATCTTTTTGTTTTGGTACTTAGTTTTTTACTGTATGAAATTTTAATCAAAAGATCGCGATCGTTACGTTTTATCTTTGGATTAAAAATAAATTAAGTTTTACTAATGGCTTGTATGGCAGAGGCAACTGCACTATCCATACTCCCTGTGTGTAATGCAAGATGTTCTCCTGCAAAAAATACCCTTTCAAACGGTTCGTTCCAAACATCTTTGATTCCATAACTACCTGGTGGAAACAGGGAAACAAACCCAGACCTACCTGTTGTTTTTTGAAAACTATGAAAATGGAAAGGGTTTTCTTGTACTAATTCGAAATTACCTAATTCTTCCAGAGCAGACGACATCAGATTTTTTTTCTGACGATCACTTCCTTTTTCAAATAAGGAAGCCTTATCTCCTGTTGAAATTGAAGTAAGAGCCGTTATATTTTGGCCAATCGCTTGGTCAGAAACATATAAAGTTTCAGCGGCCGTATTTGTGGATTGGAAAAAAATCGAATAACCACTGTTACTTTTTACAAAACAGATATTTTTTGAAATTTTACCAGTTTGCATACGGAGTGCAGAATATATTAGGTCCTTTGGTAAAGTTGGTGTCCATTTGATGTCTAACACAGCTGCAGAAGGCAATGTACAAACAATCAAATTTCCTTTGATGATACGTCCAGAGGATAACTCAACAGACACTTGGTTTTTCTGTTGGGAAACCTTTGTTGCTGATTCCCCAAGTAACAATTCTTGTCCTTTTAATTGAGTTACAAGGGCTTGGATGATTTGTTCTGCTCCACCACTAACCAAATACTTTGGTTTGAGTGCAGATTGCAGTGCTGAGAGGTCATCTAATACCGATTCACTGGAGATTTGGTTTAAGTCAGCACCCAAAATGATACGATATAGATCATTCATTGACCTTATTTCTTCTTCTGTTAATCCTTGGTACCTTGCATAGGATGAAAAATTGATTTTATCCAATCCTTGTTTTTGGCCTGTCCCTAAAGATTTGTGTAAGTCAATGACCTTATCTAATGTATCGATGGATGAACTAGAAATTTTATGTAGGTCGGAATTGTTTTTAGAGAGTGAAAAACGTTCTGTGACATTGGAATTCACTAATTCAAGACCCAATTGTTTGACAAGGCTCTTAATGTCTGTTTGGTTTTCACTGATCCATTCACCACCTAAGTCTTGTACAATTCCCAAACTAGGATTGGAATAAGTGGCAATTCTTCCTCCAAATTGGTCTCCTCTTTCGATGACTGTCACATCATATCCCGTTTGTTTTAGTAAATAGGCAGAATAAAGTCCA
Encoded proteins:
- a CDS encoding MaoC family dehydratase, which encodes MYNQGKRYSEIQIGEKASFTKTISETDVYLFAGISGDFNPLHVDEEYAKTTSFGTRIAHGGLAASLLAPVLGMKLPGIGTVALETTTKFRKPVYFGDTITCLVEVVEKVERIKAVKMKIVWSNQKGEVVSKGETLVIPPG
- a CDS encoding acyltransferase family protein — translated: MGRLIYLDNLRSFALLLGIVFHSAIVYASDIKYAIQTEERSEILSYFCYWIHSFRMPMFYMISGFFSAMVIEKKGTSFYLDGRFKRVFIPTIFGLVFLAPIQYFLMEKLNSPNLSMMEFLTSFFTKDKFQHSHIWFLVDLFLFSMIYVLIQKPLNRFANWKAFHTLPGKLFYLICFSFFLVLFAHTQFGKGESIYGIFKLTFVYQFAFFIVGVFCFFWKEILFEVSMPKIKPYAILVWAILVSLLLMELEISDPLWIYFSYANPMYRILHIFLWVLSPFLWTVFFVFTFVRFGNEEGKMGTYIIEASLPIYLLHHPISLIYAYFMKESPYPIWGKFLFHNLFVLVLSFLLYEILIKRSRSLRFIFGLKIN
- a CDS encoding sensor histidine kinase yields the protein MKAAARIAIFYLFFGYLWIYYSDYAISLFSLSTEDIREIQSLKGWGFVTISAFIIYFLLVRELKYQKKVLSEKFESDQLFQVILERIEDAVIVFNLDTWKIDFLSEQVCGLFDAKTGDILSNPQVLIDRVYEADRARMTHIWMNQLRENHTGLLYRIQMRDGNIKWALEHRLFIPSIDGSPNKAVAVISDMTSYMENQTKLEQSLKENETLLTEVHHRVKNNLAVIISFLQLQVYSSPPETADILEQSIVRIKAIALVHEKLYSGKNLSGLSSVDYITSLVENIKLMYMRADILIELDIQKMEFNIIDAIPMGLMITEMLTNSFRHAFKIPKEDAQIKIEFIVKENGQFELKYRDNGSGFPVGFDFRKAETIGLSVIFSLSSQLNGREIECSSSPGQGVFYHFSFSPKRTNLK
- a CDS encoding HNH endonuclease; amino-acid sequence: MTDPPLEPFFSDVSDEEISRERKKAKDLKNTAWWKNKRASGICHYCGKKFKVEELTMDHLIPLIRGGKSVKANLVPACKECNFKKKHSLPFEKEFFS
- a CDS encoding flavin monoamine oxidase family protein, encoding MNRKTFLKNLTATAVGLSLLSPKKFYGQSTGVVSAETKTRNSGAKKAIVLGGGLSGLYSAYLLKQTGYDVTVIERGDQFGGRIATYSNPSLGIVQDLGGEWISENQTDIKSLVKQLGLELVNSNVTERFSLSKNNSDLHKISSSSIDTLDKVIDLHKSLGTGQKQGLDKINFSSYARYQGLTEEEIRSMNDLYRIILGADLNQISSESVLDDLSALQSALKPKYLVSGGAEQIIQALVTQLKGQELLLGESATKVSQQKNQVSVELSSGRIIKGNLIVCTLPSAAVLDIKWTPTLPKDLIYSALRMQTGKISKNICFVKSNSGYSIFFQSTNTAAETLYVSDQAIGQNITALTSISTGDKASLFEKGSDRQKKNLMSSALEELGNFELVQENPFHFHSFQKTTGRSGFVSLFPPGSYGIKDVWNEPFERVFFAGEHLALHTGSMDSAVASAIQAISKT
- a CDS encoding DUF1292 domain-containing protein, producing the protein MENKEFGFQADDFLPNRTSEEIDLVDEKGNSYQWEVFYSFSLMGNDYLVFIPTTEQEYQFVNVEMDDPDSEVPGYIVMRLGQDEAGEEILEEILDEDELEEVREFVEDEIGLVGQFLNQEE